A single window of Liolophura sinensis isolate JHLJ2023 chromosome 6, CUHK_Ljap_v2, whole genome shotgun sequence DNA harbors:
- the LOC135468225 gene encoding uncharacterized protein LOC135468225: MTRGLKAKRQADIPPLNSLDWEQVSVVKGRLRQAIQEKRAMNGKDALCLDFILDSPVEDKSLAPEELLHIQRRAHVRKERNRLAAQRMRERRKSYCDKLVQELETLEDSNNKLVWEIRSLESEKSELESILKTHLQSCEKVQPKTVPMNSLDCIQPLDLRTRPCKQELEEVEPALPPVQPEVSKVTEQDFPLDLRVMKNQSDYTDCSEVSTSKRLRTSSL; the protein is encoded by the exons ATGACCAGGGGTTTGAAGGCGAAGCGGCAGGCCGACATCCCGCCGCTCAATTCTCTTGATTGGGAACAGGTATCTGTGGTCAAAGGCAGACTCCGTCAGGCGATTCAAGAGAAGCGAGCCATGAATGGTAAAGACGCTCTGTGCCTGGACTTCATTTTGGACAGCCCTGTAGAG GACAAATCTCTGGCTCCAGAAGAGCTTCTACATATTCAACGACGAGCTCATGTACGGAAAGAACGAAATAGATTAGCGGCGCAACGAATGCGAGAACGGCGGAAAAGCTATTGCGATAAACTTGTTCAG GAATTGGAAACTTTGGAAGATAGCAATAATAAACTGGTATGGGAAATTCGAAGTTTAGAATCAGAAAAAAGTGAACTGGAATCTATTTTAAAGACTCACTTGCAATCATGTGAGAAAGTGCAACCAAAAACTGTTCCTATGAATTCTCTGGACTGTATTCAGCCGCTGGATCTGCGAACTCGACCTTGCAAGCAGGAACTGGAAGAAGTTGAACCTGCCCTGCCACCTGTGCAACCGGAAGTCAGTAAAGTGACAGAGCAAGACTTCCCGTTAGACTTGAGGGTTATGAAAAATCAATCAGATTATACGGACTGTAGTGAGGTGAGTACATCGAAACGACTGCGAACATCCTCTTTATGA